From a single Hydrogenispora ethanolica genomic region:
- the dapA gene encoding 4-hydroxy-tetrahydrodipicolinate synthase has product MFKPEGIIAALVTPLNEDETINEAELRAQVNRQIAAGVHGLFCLGTNGESYILSRDEKLAVIRIVVAENRGRLPVYAGTGCVGTGETIELSRKAAALGVDALSVITPYFAALSQDELYEHFKSVAEAVGLPIVLYNIPARTGNAIDYTTVARLAELPNIVGVKDSSGNFDNILRYLESTAPGRFAVLSGNDSLILWTLQAGGTGGISGIANLFPATMARIYELWRQGDFAGAKQVQDSIRPIRDCLKLGNPNTVVKKAANLLGYPVGPCRRPFSGLSAKAEAEIRRTLEQYYQGVR; this is encoded by the coding sequence ATGTTCAAACCGGAAGGCATCATTGCGGCGTTGGTTACGCCGCTGAACGAGGATGAAACCATCAACGAAGCCGAGTTGCGGGCACAAGTGAACCGGCAGATCGCCGCTGGAGTCCACGGCCTGTTCTGTCTGGGCACCAACGGCGAAAGCTATATCCTGAGCCGGGACGAGAAACTGGCGGTCATCCGGATCGTGGTGGCGGAGAACCGGGGCAGGCTGCCGGTGTATGCCGGAACCGGCTGCGTCGGGACCGGCGAGACGATCGAGCTGTCCCGGAAGGCCGCGGCCCTGGGCGTGGACGCCCTGTCGGTGATCACGCCGTATTTCGCGGCGCTCTCCCAGGATGAGTTGTATGAACATTTTAAAAGCGTGGCTGAGGCGGTGGGGTTGCCGATCGTGCTGTACAACATCCCGGCCCGGACCGGCAACGCCATTGATTACACCACCGTGGCCAGGCTGGCGGAGCTCCCCAACATCGTCGGGGTGAAGGACAGCAGCGGCAATTTCGACAATATCCTGCGCTACCTGGAGTCCACCGCTCCCGGCCGGTTCGCGGTGCTTTCGGGCAATGACTCGCTGATCCTCTGGACCCTCCAGGCGGGCGGGACGGGAGGAATCTCGGGGATCGCCAATCTGTTCCCGGCGACCATGGCCCGGATCTATGAGTTGTGGCGGCAAGGGGATTTCGCTGGGGCGAAGCAGGTTCAGGATTCGATCCGGCCGATCCGGGACTGTCTGAAATTGGGCAATCCCAACACGGTGGTCAAAAAAGCCGCCAACCTGCTGGGTTATCCGGTGGGCCCCTGCCGGAGGCCGTTTTCGGGGTTGAGCGCGAAGGCGGAGGCGGAGATCCGCAGGACCTTGGAGCAATATTATCAAGGGGTGCGATAG
- a CDS encoding FAD-binding protein: protein MEQPYRIIIVGSGLAGLSAAARLVEEGEKRIAVVSLGVGGSPYVAAMNAVVAPNPWGDTVAQHARDMLAAGYEINDRLLVEEMCQAVLRGVDLLMRWGVEFATEDGQPRRRHASGSRYPRSLCQTSGLLGEQIVAKLGAALAAAGVTFYSQTRCVQLLVADGSVYGIAVTDEAGSHCRELYAPAVIAAWGGCGNLFPESTYPGDIDGRGLAMAYEAGAGLIDLEFLEFEPMVLYWPAAARGEPCPTAMLGEGAHLLNHAGERFLLQQRPQGEAGSPKSLINQAIRKELAAGKGSPHGGVYVDLRHIPTTVLQGYPWFYNRIVQAGLNPARDLLEVGPMAHSHSGGLRVDSDYQTSVAGLFAVGEAMGGMHGACRMAGNAASQALASGILGAEGVLRRDFPPHHKACGGPAPAFQHRPELRRQLIPQVRQIVGEVLGAERHGSRLAEGERQLRDILKLLEAKPDTLARQSVLAAWLMVRGARLRCESRGSHCRSDYPSPSKDWQCSIELRRTADGVDQWRTIARA from the coding sequence TTGGAACAACCCTATCGGATTATCATTGTCGGCTCGGGCCTGGCCGGGCTGAGCGCTGCCGCCCGCTTGGTGGAAGAGGGCGAGAAGAGGATCGCCGTGGTGAGTCTGGGGGTGGGCGGGAGTCCGTATGTAGCGGCCATGAACGCGGTGGTCGCTCCCAACCCGTGGGGCGATACTGTCGCCCAACACGCCCGGGATATGTTGGCGGCGGGCTATGAGATCAATGACCGGCTGCTAGTGGAGGAGATGTGCCAAGCCGTGCTCCGCGGCGTCGACCTGTTGATGCGTTGGGGGGTTGAGTTTGCCACGGAGGACGGGCAACCGCGCCGGAGGCATGCCTCCGGTTCCCGCTATCCGCGCTCGCTCTGTCAAACCTCGGGTTTATTGGGTGAGCAGATCGTCGCCAAGCTGGGCGCGGCTCTCGCCGCGGCCGGCGTGACTTTTTATTCGCAAACCCGCTGCGTTCAGCTGCTGGTGGCAGATGGTTCGGTTTACGGAATTGCCGTGACTGATGAAGCCGGCTCGCATTGCCGCGAGTTGTACGCTCCGGCAGTCATCGCCGCCTGGGGCGGCTGCGGAAATCTTTTTCCCGAGTCCACCTATCCGGGGGACATCGACGGTCGGGGGCTGGCGATGGCCTATGAAGCGGGTGCCGGGCTCATCGACCTGGAGTTTCTGGAGTTCGAGCCGATGGTCCTTTACTGGCCGGCCGCGGCCAGGGGCGAACCCTGCCCCACCGCGATGCTGGGAGAGGGAGCCCATTTGCTGAACCATGCGGGCGAACGCTTCCTGTTGCAACAGCGACCCCAGGGAGAGGCGGGCAGCCCGAAATCTCTGATCAACCAGGCGATCCGGAAAGAGCTGGCCGCCGGCAAGGGATCGCCCCACGGCGGAGTCTACGTTGATCTGCGGCATATTCCGACGACGGTGCTGCAAGGGTATCCCTGGTTTTACAACCGGATCGTCCAGGCCGGCCTGAATCCGGCCCGGGATTTGCTGGAGGTAGGTCCGATGGCCCACAGTCATTCCGGTGGCCTGAGGGTGGATTCCGACTATCAGACGTCCGTGGCCGGCCTGTTCGCGGTGGGCGAGGCCATGGGCGGCATGCATGGCGCTTGCCGGATGGCCGGGAACGCCGCCAGCCAGGCTTTGGCCTCGGGGATCTTGGGAGCCGAAGGCGTGCTGCGGAGGGATTTCCCGCCTCATCACAAGGCTTGCGGCGGACCGGCGCCAGCCTTCCAGCATCGTCCCGAACTCCGGCGTCAGCTCATTCCGCAAGTGCGTCAGATCGTCGGCGAGGTCCTCGGCGCGGAGCGCCATGGCAGCCGGCTGGCCGAGGGCGAGCGGCAGCTGCGGGACATCCTGAAGCTTCTGGAAGCGAAGCCCGATACCCTGGCGCGCCAGAGCGTCTTAGCCGCTTGGCTGATGGTCCGCGGCGCCAGGCTGCGCTGCGAATCCCGCGGCTCGCATTGCCGCAGCGATTATCCGTCCCCGAGTAAAGACTGGCAGTGTTCCATCGAATTGCGCCGGACGGCGGACGGCGTCGACCAATGGCGGACTATTGCCCGGGCTTGA
- a CDS encoding carbohydrate ABC transporter permease → MNASKRLGRAVFYLLVIGLVLFSIGPIIWMLLSSLRPKVEFFAIPPTFLPKRWTLENYFSVFRETEFVRFLMNSIWISIGAIVISTVVGVSAAYSLTRFQYRGRKLFSVFSLFAYMLPSILLVIPLYLIAVQLKLTDKLSGLVLAYVALCLPYCIWVLCSFFETLPIELEESAFIDGCGRVRALFHVALPMLIPGIIAVIVFTFTYVWNEYLFALVFINSDAKRTFPVGLESFVTSFDVYWEYILSGSIIVSIPAVVIFLVTQRSLIKGYGAGAIKG, encoded by the coding sequence ATGAATGCTTCAAAAAGATTGGGCAGAGCCGTATTTTATTTGCTTGTGATTGGCCTAGTGCTTTTCTCGATCGGTCCGATCATCTGGATGCTCCTCTCTTCGCTCCGGCCCAAAGTCGAGTTTTTCGCCATTCCCCCGACTTTTCTCCCGAAGCGTTGGACATTGGAGAATTATTTCAGCGTCTTCCGTGAAACGGAGTTTGTCCGCTTCCTGATGAATAGCATCTGGATCTCCATCGGCGCGATCGTTATCAGCACGGTGGTCGGAGTATCGGCCGCATACAGCTTGACCCGGTTTCAGTACCGGGGGCGCAAACTGTTCTCGGTCTTCTCGCTGTTCGCGTATATGTTGCCATCGATACTGCTGGTGATCCCCTTATATCTGATCGCGGTCCAACTGAAACTCACCGATAAGCTCTCGGGCCTGGTCCTGGCTTACGTGGCATTGTGCCTTCCGTATTGTATCTGGGTCCTATGCTCATTCTTTGAAACGCTCCCCATCGAATTGGAGGAGTCGGCTTTTATTGATGGCTGCGGCAGGGTCAGGGCGCTGTTTCACGTCGCGTTGCCGATGTTAATCCCGGGGATCATCGCGGTAATCGTTTTTACCTTTACGTATGTCTGGAACGAATACCTGTTTGCCCTGGTATTCATCAATAGCGACGCCAAACGCACCTTCCCGGTGGGCCTGGAAAGCTTCGTAACATCTTTCGATGTGTATTGGGAGTATATTTTGAGCGGCAGCATCATTGTGAGCATTCCGGCGGTCGTTATTTTCCTGGTGACGCAGCGTTCATTAATCAAAGGTTACGGAGCCGGCGCAATTAAAGGTTAA
- a CDS encoding carbohydrate ABC transporter permease, with translation MYKKDHLIGIAFLVPAIIFMAILIVYPLVNSFTLSFYRQLIYETQGVYVGFQNYLKILYDPGFWQAFKLSLIWTVTTIAGQVVIGVAAALILHADFKGRGLARAFVMLPFFMPTVAVTLMWKWLLNEQYGFVNYLLMSLHVIEKPISWLGTSSLAMASIVFIGIWRYFPFVTINVLSRLQTIQQELYEAASIDGANSWKKFWYITLPEIKGVLAVVILLRSLFMFNKVDIILLLTKGGPGTSTLTLPVQAYSYAFEGMQLGRGSANAIIQFLIVLAFILIYIRTTSQASKGRV, from the coding sequence GTGTATAAAAAGGATCATCTCATCGGGATCGCATTTTTGGTACCGGCTATAATTTTCATGGCAATTCTGATCGTGTATCCCTTGGTAAATTCGTTCACGTTGAGCTTTTACCGGCAACTGATCTATGAGACTCAGGGAGTGTATGTCGGTTTTCAAAACTATCTGAAAATACTGTATGATCCGGGTTTTTGGCAAGCGTTTAAGTTGAGTCTCATTTGGACGGTCACCACGATCGCCGGGCAAGTCGTGATCGGAGTGGCGGCCGCGCTCATTCTGCACGCCGATTTCAAAGGACGCGGCTTAGCCAGGGCCTTTGTGATGTTGCCTTTTTTTATGCCGACAGTCGCCGTGACCTTGATGTGGAAATGGCTGCTGAATGAGCAATACGGCTTCGTCAATTATTTGCTGATGTCCTTGCACGTCATCGAAAAACCCATCAGTTGGCTGGGCACTTCCTCGCTGGCCATGGCCTCGATCGTTTTTATCGGAATCTGGCGTTATTTCCCCTTTGTAACCATTAACGTGTTGTCCCGGTTGCAAACCATCCAGCAGGAACTCTACGAGGCCGCCAGTATCGACGGGGCAAATTCCTGGAAGAAATTCTGGTACATAACGCTCCCGGAGATCAAAGGCGTGCTCGCGGTGGTGATTCTGCTGCGCAGCCTGTTTATGTTCAATAAAGTGGATATTATCCTGCTTTTGACCAAAGGTGGCCCCGGCACCAGCACGCTTACGCTGCCGGTCCAGGCTTACAGCTATGCGTTTGAAGGAATGCAGCTTGGAAGGGGCTCGGCGAACGCGATCATCCAATTCCTTATTGTACTGGCATTTATTCTGATTTATATCCGAACGACCAGCCAGGCGTCGAAAGGGAGGGTCTAG
- a CDS encoding ABC transporter substrate-binding protein, translating into MLKKMSLLGLLTLVLLLTAQTFAAPAVITFLSPETDPSSIKVDNSIIAAFEKSHPGVKVKLTHANLNDVLPKLSAMLRAGTAPDLAYSSPKFVPPLVDQGQLVTMDDVFKKLGDIPRKFVTVNSKGRIYDIPAAQEVRLLYYRKDLFTAAGIKPPTTFDQWLKAAKALTVDTNNDGKIDQYGISVTGAPPEVSYDFACLLWANGAELFDSKLRVAIDSPKAVEALEFLGKLKEFSPPGVANTTYKDVSVNFANGVAAMALYPGRMLLNIDRYNPGLAPKVGIVPVPYGPGNESKKPLTHTAINNFIIFKTSKNVKAAKEFVTFYMQDKQYLAFLVGSAPGHSLPVRNGWLKNPDYFADPAIAKWKDLVKESMDYSFKYGTDFLFRHPGIVDPYVGRATADPTFSREMNRFISGESSAKQALTATGEAWREMFGIK; encoded by the coding sequence ATGTTGAAAAAAATGTCGCTGTTGGGTCTGCTGACGCTGGTGCTGCTCTTGACCGCGCAGACTTTCGCCGCTCCGGCGGTCATCACCTTTTTGTCGCCGGAGACCGATCCCAGTTCCATTAAGGTAGACAATAGCATCATCGCTGCTTTTGAAAAAAGCCATCCGGGCGTAAAAGTCAAATTGACCCACGCCAATTTGAATGATGTCCTGCCGAAGTTGTCGGCGATGTTGCGGGCCGGAACTGCCCCGGATCTGGCCTACAGTTCGCCCAAGTTTGTGCCGCCCCTGGTGGATCAGGGTCAGCTGGTGACGATGGACGACGTGTTTAAGAAATTGGGCGATATTCCCCGCAAATTCGTGACCGTCAACAGCAAGGGCCGGATCTATGACATCCCGGCCGCGCAGGAAGTCCGGTTGCTGTATTATCGGAAAGACCTTTTCACAGCGGCCGGAATCAAGCCCCCGACCACTTTCGATCAATGGCTGAAAGCGGCGAAAGCGTTGACCGTGGATACCAACAATGACGGCAAGATCGATCAGTATGGCATCTCGGTCACCGGAGCTCCTCCGGAAGTCAGCTATGACTTTGCCTGTTTATTGTGGGCCAACGGCGCCGAATTGTTCGATTCCAAACTGCGGGTGGCGATCGATTCCCCCAAAGCCGTTGAGGCGTTGGAGTTCTTGGGCAAGCTGAAGGAATTCTCGCCGCCGGGCGTGGCCAATACCACGTATAAGGACGTCTCCGTCAATTTTGCCAACGGCGTGGCGGCCATGGCCCTTTATCCGGGGCGGATGCTGCTCAATATCGACCGCTACAATCCGGGACTCGCTCCCAAAGTCGGGATCGTACCGGTTCCCTACGGTCCGGGGAACGAGAGCAAAAAACCGCTTACCCATACTGCGATCAACAATTTCATCATCTTTAAAACTTCCAAAAATGTGAAAGCCGCCAAGGAATTCGTGACCTTCTACATGCAGGACAAACAGTACTTGGCCTTCCTGGTCGGTTCCGCCCCCGGGCATAGCTTGCCGGTGCGCAATGGCTGGTTGAAAAACCCCGATTATTTTGCGGATCCGGCGATTGCCAAATGGAAGGACCTGGTGAAAGAATCCATGGATTATTCCTTTAAATACGGCACCGATTTTCTTTTCCGGCATCCGGGCATCGTCGATCCCTATGTGGGCCGGGCTACCGCCGATCCGACCTTCTCGCGGGAGATGAACCGCTTTATATCCGGAGAGTCATCCGCCAAGCAGGCGCTCACCGCCACGGGTGAGGCCTGGCGGGAGATGTTCGGCATCAAATAA
- a CDS encoding GntR family transcriptional regulator translates to MTVFNPPKSNLLHIEVINAIINAIVSGSLKPGDRIIEQHIAEQMQISRAPVREAIRELVAQDIIKFLPRKGAYIAPLNPKNVQEVYLLRSCLEGLAARLATEWLTEADLNQLYLLNFKMGEATLKNDALAFIESDLAFHDLICHRCDHAQLIKMLEGVRVQTRLYMIMSKWNLVAHSQLNREMNAHQPILDAFRERNPEAAEQTIRAHIITSGNLLLEYLAGDEEKENPEKEPDESRL, encoded by the coding sequence ATGACCGTTTTCAATCCCCCGAAAAGCAATTTATTGCATATTGAAGTGATCAACGCGATCATTAACGCCATCGTTTCCGGCTCGTTGAAGCCCGGCGACCGTATCATCGAACAGCATATCGCCGAGCAGATGCAGATCAGCCGGGCTCCGGTCCGCGAGGCCATCCGCGAGCTGGTGGCGCAGGATATCATCAAGTTTCTGCCGCGCAAGGGCGCTTATATCGCCCCCTTGAATCCCAAGAATGTTCAAGAAGTCTATCTCCTCCGCAGCTGCCTGGAAGGGCTGGCCGCCCGCCTCGCCACCGAATGGCTGACCGAGGCCGACTTGAATCAGTTGTATCTGCTCAATTTCAAAATGGGCGAAGCGACCTTGAAAAACGACGCCTTGGCCTTCATCGAATCGGACCTGGCTTTCCATGACTTGATCTGCCATCGCTGCGATCATGCCCAATTAATCAAGATGTTGGAGGGAGTGCGGGTCCAGACCCGTTTATACATGATCATGTCGAAATGGAACCTCGTGGCCCATTCGCAGCTGAATCGGGAAATGAATGCCCATCAGCCGATCTTGGACGCCTTTCGGGAGCGGAATCCCGAAGCGGCCGAGCAGACGATCCGCGCCCACATCATTACCTCGGGAAACCTGTTATTGGAATATCTGGCCGGGGATGAAGAAAAAGAGAACCCCGAAAAGGAGCCGGACGAATCCCGGCTTTGA
- a CDS encoding PucR family transcriptional regulator, whose protein sequence is MAVRCGDIINLPSLQKIRLVAGADGLDRNVRWVYAVEVLEDTLQVSTWLNGGELLFLTGIGLKEDAQLLPELIRSVAAKNIAGLVVFTGPYVKSIAAAAANAADELKIPLFELPWEVKLVEVTHEICSAIIMKEMEERSLHNLLENILFSHFDSSDNFRQITALYGYNLAEPHRVLIADIDDFESFLKSRALGGEKEVIELKQRFQKVVQNALARYNLKALSMPRSDSIIILLPAPVDDDNIVKKLVDQIRKGVAERLGLTVSVGIGNCYRELKEMKKSLHQAEQALQVAKRDRAKNSTRFYQNLGIYRILLGYDNRPELESIFREMLGELVQYDRLNGTDLLGTLEVFLEEQGNQITAARRLFIHRNTLAYRLQKIESISGFSMSSAEDCFNLQLALKIRKLLAQIMP, encoded by the coding sequence ATGGCTGTTCGTTGTGGCGATATCATCAATCTCCCCTCCCTGCAAAAGATCCGCCTGGTGGCCGGGGCGGACGGTTTGGACCGCAATGTGCGTTGGGTCTATGCCGTCGAGGTTTTGGAGGATACCTTGCAGGTATCGACCTGGCTCAACGGCGGCGAATTGCTCTTTCTGACCGGGATCGGCCTGAAAGAGGACGCGCAACTGCTGCCGGAGCTGATCCGGAGCGTGGCGGCGAAAAACATCGCCGGCCTGGTCGTCTTCACCGGGCCGTATGTCAAGAGCATCGCCGCGGCGGCCGCGAACGCAGCCGACGAGCTGAAGATCCCCCTCTTCGAATTGCCGTGGGAGGTCAAGCTGGTCGAGGTCACTCATGAGATCTGCAGCGCCATCATTATGAAGGAGATGGAAGAACGGTCGCTCCATAACCTGCTGGAGAACATCCTCTTCAGCCATTTCGATTCCTCCGACAATTTCCGGCAGATCACCGCGCTGTACGGCTATAATCTGGCCGAACCGCACCGGGTGCTGATCGCCGATATCGACGATTTTGAGAGCTTCCTCAAGAGCCGGGCGCTGGGGGGAGAGAAGGAAGTCATCGAGCTGAAACAGCGGTTTCAAAAGGTGGTCCAGAACGCCCTGGCCCGTTACAACCTGAAAGCCCTATCCATGCCGCGCAGCGATTCGATCATCATTTTGCTGCCCGCTCCGGTGGACGATGACAACATCGTAAAAAAACTGGTCGACCAGATCCGGAAGGGCGTGGCCGAGCGGCTGGGACTCACCGTGAGCGTGGGGATTGGCAACTGCTACCGCGAGCTGAAAGAGATGAAAAAAAGCCTGCATCAGGCGGAGCAGGCGTTGCAAGTGGCCAAGCGGGACCGGGCCAAGAATTCGACCCGCTTCTATCAGAATTTGGGCATCTACCGGATCTTGCTGGGCTATGACAACCGCCCGGAGCTGGAGAGCATTTTCCGGGAGATGCTGGGGGAGCTGGTCCAGTACGACCGGCTGAACGGCACCGACCTGCTGGGGACGCTGGAGGTCTTCCTGGAGGAACAAGGGAACCAGATCACCGCCGCCCGCCGGCTGTTCATCCATCGCAACACCCTGGCCTACCGGCTGCAGAAGATCGAGAGCATTTCCGGATTCAGCATGAGCAGCGCCGAAGATTGTTTCAATCTGCAATTGGCCCTGAAGATCCGGAAGTTATTGGCGCAGATTATGCCATAG
- the gabT gene encoding 4-aminobutyrate--2-oxoglutarate transaminase, which yields MINEKLAQIVTPQLPGPKSRELAARRGDFVARGVSNSTGVFVAEADGALLKDVDGNVFIDFAAAIGVQNVGHCHPGVVAAIRAQAERYLHPCFHVAMYEPYVALAERLAGLTPGAFPKKAMFANSGAEAVENAVKIARRYTGKTGILSLENAFHGRTYMTMTLTSKVKPYKNRFGPFCPETFKIPSPYCYRCSAGTGYPQCGMACVEKLRHLLKTELASDNIAALIAEPLQGEGGFIVAPPEFLPAVQSLCREYGIVFVVDEIQTGFARTGKLFASEYYDIEPDLMTLSKSLGAGVPISAVVGKAEIMDAPDPGEIGGTYGGSPLGCVAALEVIRFIQKEDLAAKAARIGAVMADRLERMKERYSVIGDVRGLGAMRAVEFVKDRRTKEPDAAIVKKVIGLALQRGLILLGAGMLGNVIRFLPPLVATAEQVELAMDILEEAIGQCVE from the coding sequence ATGATCAATGAAAAACTCGCCCAGATCGTGACGCCCCAGTTGCCGGGTCCGAAGTCGCGGGAGCTGGCGGCCAGACGGGGGGATTTCGTGGCCCGGGGCGTCAGCAACAGTACCGGAGTGTTCGTGGCCGAAGCCGACGGCGCGTTGCTCAAGGATGTGGACGGCAATGTCTTCATCGATTTCGCCGCCGCCATCGGCGTGCAGAATGTCGGCCACTGCCACCCGGGAGTGGTCGCAGCCATCCGGGCGCAGGCCGAGCGGTATCTCCATCCCTGTTTTCATGTGGCGATGTACGAACCGTATGTGGCCCTGGCCGAGCGGCTGGCCGGCCTGACTCCGGGCGCGTTCCCCAAAAAGGCGATGTTCGCCAACAGCGGCGCCGAGGCCGTCGAGAACGCGGTGAAGATCGCCCGCCGTTATACCGGGAAGACCGGGATCCTCTCGCTGGAGAACGCTTTCCACGGCCGGACCTACATGACCATGACCCTCACCAGCAAGGTCAAACCCTATAAGAACCGCTTCGGGCCCTTTTGCCCGGAGACGTTTAAGATCCCTTCCCCCTACTGTTACCGCTGTAGCGCGGGGACGGGTTATCCCCAGTGCGGCATGGCCTGCGTGGAAAAGTTGCGCCATCTGTTAAAAACCGAGCTGGCCTCGGACAACATCGCGGCGCTCATCGCCGAGCCGCTCCAGGGCGAAGGCGGCTTCATCGTCGCCCCACCGGAGTTTCTCCCGGCTGTCCAGTCGCTCTGCCGCGAGTACGGGATCGTCTTCGTGGTGGATGAGATCCAGACCGGCTTCGCCCGGACCGGCAAGCTCTTCGCCTCCGAATACTATGATATCGAGCCGGATCTGATGACCCTCTCCAAGTCGCTGGGCGCCGGCGTGCCCATCAGCGCGGTGGTCGGAAAGGCCGAGATCATGGATGCGCCGGATCCGGGCGAGATCGGCGGGACCTATGGCGGCAGCCCGTTGGGCTGCGTCGCCGCCCTGGAAGTGATCCGGTTCATTCAGAAAGAGGATCTAGCGGCCAAGGCGGCCCGGATCGGTGCGGTCATGGCGGACCGGCTGGAACGGATGAAGGAACGTTACAGCGTCATCGGCGACGTCCGGGGCCTGGGCGCGATGCGCGCCGTGGAATTCGTCAAAGACCGCCGCACCAAGGAACCGGACGCGGCCATCGTCAAAAAGGTGATCGGACTGGCGCTGCAACGCGGGCTGATCCTGCTCGGCGCCGGCATGCTCGGCAACGTCATCCGCTTCCTGCCGCCGCTGGTGGCCACCGCGGAACAGGTGGAGCTGGCGATGGATATTTTGGAAGAGGCGATCGGGCAGTGCGTGGAGTGA
- a CDS encoding iron-containing alcohol dehydrogenase, translating into MDFEYHLPVRLIFGRAKLERLGEIAAGYGRKALLVTGKHSARATGLLDRSLALLEGTGLATVVFDRVEPNPLTTTVHAGAELARAEACDVVIGLGGGSALDTAKGIAFAAVNPGDISEYIFGKPGAGALPIVAVTTTAGTGSEGDSLAVFTNPATKDKKSLKSPFIYPKASIIDPELLTTLSPALIAATGIDVLCHAMEGFIGRRSQPISDAMALQAIALIGRNLPAVYEDPGDVAAWEKVALANTLGGMVIDCAGVALLHGLEHPVSGLLDVTHGQGLAAMLIPFMEFSLEAAAGKFKAIAAALGEDTAGRTDAAAAALSVDAVRRLLERLRLTPRLRDLGVTWEQVEWLSENSLRTMAYALGNNPRAAGREEIKALYLKCL; encoded by the coding sequence ATGGACTTTGAATATCATCTGCCGGTGCGGCTGATCTTCGGCCGCGCCAAGTTGGAACGGCTGGGCGAGATCGCCGCCGGATACGGCCGGAAGGCATTGCTCGTCACCGGCAAGCACAGCGCCCGGGCCACCGGCTTGTTGGACAGGAGCCTGGCGTTGCTGGAGGGGACCGGGCTGGCGACCGTGGTCTTCGACCGGGTGGAACCCAACCCGCTGACCACCACGGTGCATGCCGGAGCGGAACTGGCCCGGGCCGAGGCTTGCGACGTCGTTATCGGGCTGGGCGGCGGCAGCGCCCTGGATACGGCCAAGGGGATCGCCTTCGCCGCGGTCAATCCCGGCGACATCAGCGAATATATCTTCGGCAAGCCCGGCGCGGGCGCGCTGCCCATCGTCGCGGTCACCACCACGGCGGGCACGGGCAGCGAAGGCGACAGCCTGGCGGTCTTCACCAATCCGGCGACCAAGGACAAAAAGTCACTGAAGTCGCCTTTCATTTACCCCAAAGCGTCGATCATCGATCCGGAACTCCTGACCACGCTCTCGCCGGCGCTGATCGCCGCCACCGGTATCGATGTGCTCTGCCACGCCATGGAGGGCTTCATCGGCCGGCGTTCCCAACCCATTAGCGACGCCATGGCCCTGCAAGCCATCGCACTGATCGGCCGGAACCTGCCGGCCGTCTATGAGGACCCTGGCGATGTCGCGGCCTGGGAGAAGGTGGCCCTGGCCAACACCCTGGGCGGCATGGTCATCGATTGCGCCGGCGTGGCGCTGCTGCACGGGCTGGAGCATCCGGTCAGCGGCCTGCTGGACGTGACTCACGGCCAGGGGCTGGCCGCCATGCTGATTCCCTTCATGGAGTTCAGCCTGGAGGCGGCGGCCGGAAAGTTCAAGGCCATCGCCGCGGCCCTGGGCGAAGACACCGCCGGCAGGACCGACGCCGCGGCCGCGGCCCTGAGCGTCGACGCGGTCCGGCGGCTATTGGAACGGCTGCGGCTCACGCCGCGCCTCCGCGACCTGGGGGTCACCTGGGAACAGGTGGAATGGCTCTCTGAAAACAGCCTGCGCACCATGGCCTATGCCTTGGGCAACAATCCCAGGGCCGCCGGCAGGGAGGAGATCAAGGCGCTCTATTTGAAGTGTCTGTGA